From the genome of Eucalyptus grandis isolate ANBG69807.140 chromosome 2, ASM1654582v1, whole genome shotgun sequence, one region includes:
- the LOC120290822 gene encoding uncharacterized protein LOC120290822 has product MLTPIRGTHIENAVLLKQQYGLNKTENEVIVIIEAYRTLRDRRPYPADQVVRDISRKFGFVLFDSSSKTAFLASESNNNDVDGSVAFFWGSDSGGNLVLLDDAEVVKMGCGKSFAPFPKGNYFFRLLMRLHWSSVYALQCEK; this is encoded by the exons ATGTTGACACCTATCCGAGG GACACACATAGAGAATGCAGTTCTTCTTAAGCAGCAATATGGACTGAACAAAACCGAAAATGAGGTCATCGTCATTATAGAAGCTTATAGAACTCTGAGGGATCGGAGGCCTTACCCTGCTGATCAAGTTGTGAGAGACATCAGCAGGAAGTTTGGTTTTGTGCTCTTCGACAGCTCTTCTAAAACTGCTTTTCTGGCCTCTGAGAGTAATAATAAT GATGTTGATGGAAGTGTTGCTTTCTTCTGGGGAAGTGATTCTGGAGGCAATCTTGTTCTCTTGGATGATGCGGAAGTTGTGAAGATGGGATGTGGGAAATCTTTTGCACCATTCCCTAAaggtaattattttttcagattGTTGATGCGGCTCCACTGGAGTTCGGTCTATGCATTGCAATGTGAAAAGTAA